Proteins encoded by one window of Helicobacter sp. 11S03491-1:
- the gyrA gene encoding DNA topoisomerase (ATP-hydrolyzing) subunit A encodes MMDNLLDNTSVVDVKIDDSIKESYLDYSMSVIIGRALPDAKDGLKPVHRRILYAMSELGLTSRVAYKKSARIVGDVIGKYHPHGDTAVYDALVRMAQDFSMRLELVDGQGNFGSIDGDNAAAMRYTEARMTQASEEILKDIDKDTVDFVPNYDDTLKEPDVLPSRIPNLLVNGSSGIAVGMATSIPPHRIDEIIDALICVIDTPNAPLEELMGFVQGPDFPTAGIIYGKQGIVDAYRTGRGRIRVRAKVHIEKTKTKDVIVIDELPYQTNKAKLVEQISDLVKEKVIEGISEVRDESDREGIRVVIELKKEAMSEIVLNHLYKSTTMESTFGIILLAINNKEPKIFNLSELLNLFISHRKTVVIRRTIFELEKAKARAHILEGLKIALDHIEEVIKLIRSSKDGEEAKNGLIEKFGLSELQSKAILEMRLQRLTGLERDKIEQEYADLLALIERLNAILKSEEELKNIIKNELLEIKEKFSSPRKTQIEEDYDAIDIEDLIPNEPVVVTMSHRGYVKRVQLKTYEKQNRGGKGKISGNTHDDDFIESFFVANTHDTIMFVTNKGQLYWLKVYKIPEAGRTAIGKAVVNLINLQSDEKIMATITTTDFNEDKSLVFFTKNGIVKRSNLSEYSNIRSVGVRAINLDQGDELVSAKIIDTEVKELFIATYQGMCIRFGIDDIREIGRVSRGVTGIRFKANEDYVIAATTISADTDKLLTVSEQGIGKQTLAGAYRLQSRGGKGVIAMKLTTKTGKLVSVVNVNDEDMDLMVLTTSGKMIRVAIEAIREAGRNTSGVKIINVAGEKVAYVSRCPKEDIEEEDHDEGGLEI; translated from the coding sequence ATGATGGATAATTTATTGGACAATACAAGCGTAGTAGATGTAAAAATTGATGATTCTATCAAGGAGAGTTATCTTGATTATTCAATGAGTGTAATTATTGGACGCGCACTTCCTGATGCCAAAGATGGCTTAAAACCTGTTCATCGAAGAATTTTGTATGCGATGAGTGAATTGGGTTTGACTTCAAGAGTGGCTTATAAAAAAAGTGCAAGAATTGTAGGGGATGTAATTGGTAAATATCATCCTCATGGAGATACTGCAGTATATGATGCGCTTGTTAGAATGGCACAAGATTTTTCAATGAGACTTGAGCTTGTTGATGGGCAGGGAAATTTTGGTTCTATTGATGGAGATAACGCTGCAGCAATGCGGTACACTGAAGCAAGAATGACCCAAGCAAGCGAAGAAATTCTCAAAGATATTGATAAAGATACTGTTGATTTTGTCCCTAATTATGATGATACTCTTAAAGAACCCGATGTTTTGCCCAGTAGGATTCCCAATCTTTTAGTAAATGGTTCTAGTGGTATTGCAGTAGGCATGGCCACTTCTATCCCTCCCCACCGAATAGATGAGATTATCGATGCATTAATTTGTGTGATCGATACTCCAAATGCCCCATTAGAGGAGCTTATGGGGTTTGTTCAGGGTCCTGATTTTCCTACAGCAGGGATTATTTATGGTAAGCAAGGAATTGTAGATGCTTACCGCACAGGTCGAGGTAGGATTAGAGTGCGAGCAAAAGTGCATATAGAAAAAACAAAGACCAAAGATGTGATTGTTATTGATGAGCTTCCCTATCAGACAAATAAAGCAAAGCTTGTGGAGCAAATTAGCGATCTTGTCAAAGAAAAAGTTATTGAAGGTATTTCAGAGGTTAGAGATGAGTCTGATCGTGAAGGGATACGTGTGGTTATAGAGTTAAAAAAAGAGGCAATGAGTGAAATTGTATTAAACCATCTTTACAAATCTACAACGATGGAATCTACTTTTGGAATCATACTTTTGGCTATTAACAATAAAGAACCCAAAATATTCAATCTTTCCGAGTTGCTTAATTTGTTTATATCTCATCGCAAAACTGTTGTTATTCGCAGAACGATTTTTGAACTTGAAAAAGCTAAAGCAAGGGCGCATATTTTAGAAGGACTCAAAATTGCCCTAGATCATATTGAAGAAGTCATTAAGCTTATTAGATCCAGCAAAGATGGTGAGGAAGCCAAGAATGGATTGATAGAAAAATTTGGTTTAAGCGAGCTCCAAAGCAAGGCAATTTTGGAAATGAGACTTCAGAGACTAACAGGGTTAGAACGCGATAAAATAGAACAAGAATATGCTGATTTATTAGCGTTAATTGAGAGACTCAATGCAATTTTGAAAAGCGAAGAAGAGCTTAAAAATATCATCAAAAATGAACTTCTTGAGATTAAAGAAAAGTTTAGCTCTCCTAGAAAAACGCAAATTGAAGAAGATTATGATGCCATTGATATTGAAGATTTGATTCCTAATGAACCTGTTGTGGTTACAATGAGTCATCGAGGGTATGTTAAACGTGTACAGCTAAAAACTTATGAGAAACAAAATCGTGGCGGTAAGGGAAAAATATCAGGCAATACACATGATGATGATTTTATCGAATCCTTTTTTGTAGCCAATACGCATGATACTATTATGTTTGTAACCAATAAAGGACAGCTTTATTGGCTTAAGGTTTATAAAATTCCGGAAGCAGGGAGAACTGCCATTGGTAAAGCAGTAGTTAATCTCATTAATCTCCAATCGGATGAAAAAATTATGGCAACTATTACAACAACAGATTTTAATGAAGATAAATCTTTGGTATTTTTTACAAAAAACGGCATTGTCAAGCGAAGCAATCTCAGCGAATACAGCAATATTCGAAGTGTAGGTGTGCGCGCAATCAATTTGGATCAAGGAGATGAGCTTGTAAGCGCAAAAATCATTGATACAGAAGTCAAAGAACTTTTCATTGCTACATATCAAGGAATGTGCATACGATTTGGTATTGATGATATTCGTGAGATCGGGAGGGTAAGTCGAGGGGTTACAGGGATACGATTCAAAGCAAATGAAGATTATGTAATCGCAGCAACTACTATTAGCGCAGATACAGATAAACTTCTTACTGTAAGCGAACAAGGAATTGGCAAACAAACATTAGCAGGAGCCTATCGTTTGCAAAGTCGTGGAGGTAAGGGTGTGATTGCTATGAAGCTTACAACAAAAACCGGCAAGCTTGTAAGCGTAGTAAATGTAAATGATGAAGATATGGATTTGATGGTGCTTACAACAAGTGGTAAAATGATACGCGTGGCTATAGAGGCTATTCGCGAAGCAGGTAGAAATACAAGTGGGGTGAAAATCATCAATGTCGCAGGCGAAAAGGTTGCTTATGTAAGTCGTTGTCCTAAGGAAGACATAGAGGAAGAAGATCATGATGAGGGTGGTTTAGAAATCTAG
- a CDS encoding sigma-54 dependent transcriptional regulator, protein MKIAIVEDDINMRKSLELFFNDNQDLEIVSFKNPKDALKSLDDSFELIITDINMPQMDGLEFLKVLDGRYEAIVITGNATLNKAIDSIRLGVKDFFQKPFKPELLLEAIYRTKKFIEFQKTHQETNLKSPQKKALKQKHHFIATSAALHEVQKIAQKVALTDASVLLLGQSGVGKEVFANFIHQNSPRHLAPFIAINMAAIPDHLLESELFGYEKGAFTDATTSKAGLFEVANGGSVFLDEIGEMPLGLQSKLLRAIQEKEITRLGGAKSIKIDVRFISATNAHIQKKVQNGEFREDLFFRLQTVPIYIPPLQERKEEILPLAQWKLESVLKQYGFAPKVFSEDAKNKMLSYEWYGNIRELLSVVERATILSEGKFIEEKDLFLESRNSKENTSKIADLESELIREVCSDCRGDLERSAEVLGMKLDILKHKIAKYNLHF, encoded by the coding sequence ATGAAGATTGCTATTGTTGAAGATGATATTAATATGCGTAAAAGTTTAGAATTGTTTTTTAACGATAATCAAGATCTGGAAATTGTTAGTTTTAAAAATCCAAAAGATGCCCTAAAAAGTCTGGATGATAGTTTTGAGTTAATCATTACAGATATTAATATGCCTCAAATGGATGGATTGGAGTTTCTAAAAGTGCTTGATGGACGCTATGAGGCGATTGTAATTACCGGCAATGCTACATTGAATAAGGCTATTGATTCTATTCGATTGGGGGTAAAAGATTTTTTCCAAAAACCTTTTAAACCTGAACTTTTGCTTGAAGCTATTTATCGAACAAAAAAATTTATAGAATTTCAAAAAACCCATCAAGAAACCAATCTAAAATCTCCTCAAAAAAAGGCTTTGAAGCAAAAACATCACTTTATTGCCACATCAGCAGCATTGCATGAAGTTCAAAAGATAGCTCAAAAAGTTGCTCTTACAGATGCAAGCGTGCTTTTGCTTGGGCAGAGTGGAGTAGGGAAGGAAGTTTTTGCAAATTTTATTCATCAAAATTCTCCACGCCATCTTGCTCCTTTTATTGCTATTAATATGGCAGCTATTCCGGATCATTTATTAGAATCTGAGCTTTTTGGGTATGAAAAAGGTGCTTTTACGGATGCAACCACTTCCAAAGCCGGACTTTTTGAAGTAGCCAATGGGGGGAGTGTGTTTTTAGATGAAATTGGTGAAATGCCTTTAGGATTGCAGAGTAAATTGTTGCGTGCTATTCAAGAAAAAGAAATTACACGCTTAGGAGGTGCTAAAAGCATCAAAATTGATGTAAGATTTATTTCTGCAACCAATGCCCATATACAAAAAAAAGTTCAAAATGGTGAGTTTAGAGAGGATTTGTTTTTTAGACTTCAAACAGTCCCTATTTATATTCCCCCACTCCAAGAAAGAAAAGAGGAAATTCTTCCGCTTGCACAATGGAAACTCGAAAGTGTGTTAAAACAATATGGTTTTGCTCCTAAGGTTTTTTCAGAGGATGCAAAAAATAAAATGCTTTCTTATGAATGGTATGGGAATATTAGAGAATTGCTTTCTGTAGTTGAACGTGCAACAATACTCAGCGAAGGAAAATTTATTGAAGAAAAAGACTTATTTTTAGAAAGCAGGAATTCTAAAGAGAATACTTCTAAAATTGCCGATCTTGAAAGTGAGCTTATTAGGGAAGTTTGCAGCGATTGCAGGGGAGATCTGGAAAGGAGTGCAGAAGTGCTTGGTATGAAATTAGATATTTTGAAACATAAAATTGCTAAATATAATCTCCATTTTTGA
- the thrS gene encoding threonine--tRNA ligase — MSEIIGIKHNNEIFDTQTAHKEGINGDKIYFDNSSESLSIIRHSCAHLMAQAIKEIYADAKFFVGPVVEEGFYYDFKTSTKIGEEDLSIIEKRMKEIAKKGLPILKMTMTRKQAMEKFANDELKQAVMSRITGDEFGVYQQGDFEDLCRGPHLPNTKFLHSFRLTKLAGAYLGGDENAEMLTRIYGIAFADKESLNAYIQQLEEAKKRDHRKLGLEMGLFGFDEEIGAGLPIWLPKGARLRRRIEELLTKALIIREYEPVRGPEILKSSVWKISGHYDNYKENMYFTTIDEVEYGIKPMNCVGHIKVYQSASRSYRDLPLRFYEYGVVHRHEKSGVLHGLLRVREFTQDDAHIFCRPSQIKDEVSYIIDFTRKIMGAFGFCYEMELSTRPAKSIGDDKVWEIATQALQDALKSNQISYRIDEGGGAFYGPKIDIKITDAIGRKWQCGTVQIDMNLPQRFRLEYTDENNTYQQPVMIHRAILGSFERFVAILTEHFGGEFPFFVAPTQVVLIPISEDQLAYALEIKKELLSMGAYAEIMDKNETLSKKVRNAEKQRVPMIAVIGEKEVHTKTLSIRDRRLKTQYEMNQKEFLDMVETKMKEVSF; from the coding sequence ATGTCAGAAATTATTGGCATCAAACATAATAATGAAATTTTTGATACTCAAACCGCGCACAAAGAGGGTATAAATGGGGATAAAATCTATTTTGATAATTCAAGTGAGTCTCTTAGCATTATTAGGCATTCATGCGCACATCTAATGGCTCAAGCTATTAAAGAGATTTATGCAGATGCGAAGTTTTTTGTAGGTCCTGTAGTGGAAGAGGGATTTTATTATGATTTTAAAACAAGTACGAAGATTGGAGAAGAGGATTTAAGTATCATTGAAAAGAGAATGAAAGAGATTGCTAAAAAAGGTTTGCCAATTCTCAAAATGACAATGACTCGCAAACAAGCAATGGAAAAATTTGCAAATGATGAACTCAAGCAAGCTGTTATGAGTAGGATTACAGGCGATGAATTTGGGGTGTATCAACAAGGAGATTTTGAGGATCTTTGTCGTGGTCCTCATTTGCCTAATACGAAGTTTCTTCACAGCTTCAGACTTACTAAGCTTGCCGGGGCTTATCTGGGGGGCGATGAAAATGCTGAAATGCTTACACGTATTTATGGAATCGCATTTGCAGATAAAGAAAGTCTCAATGCCTATATCCAACAACTTGAAGAAGCTAAAAAGCGTGATCATAGGAAGCTGGGTCTTGAAATGGGGCTTTTTGGCTTTGATGAAGAAATTGGAGCAGGACTTCCTATTTGGTTGCCCAAAGGCGCGCGACTTCGCAGAAGAATTGAAGAACTTCTGACAAAAGCATTGATTATAAGAGAATATGAACCCGTAAGAGGTCCTGAAATTCTCAAAAGTAGCGTTTGGAAGATAAGTGGGCATTATGATAATTATAAGGAAAATATGTATTTTACAACTATTGATGAAGTAGAATATGGTATTAAACCAATGAATTGTGTAGGACATATCAAGGTCTATCAAAGCGCCTCAAGAAGTTATCGTGATTTGCCTTTGCGATTTTATGAATATGGAGTGGTGCATCGTCATGAGAAAAGTGGTGTATTGCATGGGCTTTTGAGGGTGAGAGAATTCACGCAAGATGACGCACATATTTTTTGTCGTCCTTCCCAAATAAAAGATGAAGTTAGCTATATTATTGATTTTACTCGTAAAATTATGGGCGCATTTGGTTTTTGTTATGAAATGGAGCTTTCAACAAGACCTGCAAAATCAATTGGAGATGATAAAGTATGGGAAATAGCTACACAAGCGCTTCAAGATGCCCTCAAAAGCAATCAGATTTCTTATCGTATTGATGAGGGAGGAGGAGCATTTTATGGACCTAAAATTGATATTAAGATTACAGATGCTATAGGTAGGAAATGGCAGTGTGGAACGGTACAAATTGATATGAATTTACCTCAAAGATTTCGACTTGAATATACAGATGAGAATAATACCTACCAACAGCCTGTGATGATACATCGTGCAATTTTGGGATCTTTTGAACGTTTTGTAGCGATTTTGACAGAACATTTTGGGGGTGAATTTCCTTTTTTTGTCGCTCCTACGCAAGTTGTGCTTATTCCAATTTCTGAAGATCAACTTGCTTATGCTTTAGAGATTAAAAAAGAGCTTTTGAGTATGGGGGCATATGCTGAAATTATGGATAAGAACGAAACTTTAAGCAAAAAAGTTCGCAATGCCGAAAAACAGCGTGTGCCTATGATTGCCGTTATAGGTGAGAAAGAAGTTCATACAAAGACTTTGTCTATTCGCGATAGAAGATTGAAAACTCAATATGAAATGAATCAGAAAGAGTTTTTGGATATGGTAGAAACTAAAATGAAAGAGGTTAGCTTTTGA
- the rpmI gene encoding 50S ribosomal protein L35 translates to MPKMKTNRGAAKRFKIKKNLIKRGSAFKSHILTKKSPQRKANLNAPHYVHSANIDSVKNMLCKA, encoded by the coding sequence ATGCCAAAAATGAAAACAAATCGTGGTGCAGCTAAGCGTTTTAAGATAAAAAAGAATCTTATTAAACGTGGAAGCGCTTTTAAAAGTCATATTTTGACCAAAAAAAGCCCTCAACGCAAAGCAAATCTGAATGCACCTCACTATGTTCATAGTGCAAATATTGATTCTGTAAAAAATATGCTTTGCAAAGCATAA
- the rplT gene encoding 50S ribosomal protein L20, translated as MRVKTGVVRRRRHKKILKLARGFYSGRRKHFRKAKEQLERSMYYAFRDRKQKKRDFRSLWIIRINAACRINNISYSKFMHALKLSNIDLDRKILADMAMNEPAAFAKVVQTAIKSL; from the coding sequence ATGAGAGTAAAAACAGGTGTTGTTAGAAGAAGAAGACACAAAAAGATACTAAAACTTGCCAGAGGTTTTTATAGCGGCAGGAGAAAGCATTTTCGAAAAGCAAAAGAGCAGCTTGAAAGAAGCATGTATTATGCCTTCCGTGATAGAAAACAAAAAAAACGAGATTTTAGAAGTTTGTGGATTATCAGAATTAATGCTGCATGTAGAATCAACAATATTAGTTATTCGAAATTTATGCATGCTTTAAAATTATCAAATATTGATTTGGACAGAAAAATTCTTGCCGATATGGCGATGAATGAACCTGCTGCATTTGCAAAGGTTGTCCAAACTGCCATTAAATCCCTTTAA
- a CDS encoding DUF4149 domain-containing protein: MNKIAPLIHTINALYLWLVGLSIGAMIACGAFVAPMIFNAYSFLPDLGITQYDSGILMTQIFVKLNYLLNFTAIIIIIYELLSFKASFKPSIILLGINTLSILLIFIFTLYYTPHIIEAQSMGAAYTATPEFESMHTQSEFIFKILLTTLSISFFWRIILLSAKPIHQIAKSTTKTSRKKTS, translated from the coding sequence ATGAATAAAATAGCCCCACTTATCCACACAATAAATGCTCTTTATCTTTGGTTAGTTGGTTTAAGCATTGGCGCAATGATTGCTTGTGGAGCTTTTGTTGCCCCAATGATTTTCAATGCTTATTCTTTTTTGCCTGATTTGGGTATCACTCAATATGATTCAGGAATCCTAATGACACAGATTTTTGTCAAACTGAACTATTTGCTCAATTTTACGGCTATTATTATCATCATTTATGAACTTTTATCTTTTAAGGCTTCTTTTAAGCCATCAATCATTTTATTGGGAATAAATACTTTGAGTATTTTGCTTATTTTTATTTTTACTCTCTATTATACTCCTCATATTATCGAAGCACAAAGTATGGGGGCTGCCTATACAGCAACGCCTGAATTTGAGAGTATGCACACTCAAAGTGAATTTATATTTAAAATCCTACTTACCACCTTGAGTATTTCATTTTTTTGGAGAATTATTCTTTTATCAGCCAAGCCTATTCATCAAATTGCCAAATCCACAACCAAGACGTCTCGTAAAAAAACTTCTTGA
- the yaaA gene encoding peroxide stress protein YaaA, with protein MKILFSPSEGKKFTQIISEKDDFSFLNQLIGNYSILSENIARYIDIFKKEDTLVCKLFGIKNLSSKSVLDEISLCSNIAKSSKIQAIKLYQGVAYKALDFDRLPLQAQHYILENVMICSNLFGIVRSSDFLPFYKYNQNFKYEDFGLYKLYKKLADDFNNYLKNEEILDLRAEIYIKAYQIKNKHTRIEFLHKGKKISHYAKYYRGIYLRELSQAQDKELERLEIKGLELIDKKYDKNIMILTYEID; from the coding sequence TTGAAGATATTATTTAGTCCAAGTGAAGGAAAAAAATTTACCCAAATTATTTCAGAAAAAGATGATTTTAGTTTTTTAAATCAATTAATAGGTAATTATAGTATTTTATCAGAAAATATAGCTCGATACATAGATATTTTTAAAAAAGAAGATACCCTTGTGTGCAAGCTTTTTGGAATAAAAAATCTTAGTTCAAAATCCGTATTAGATGAAATATCTTTGTGTTCAAATATTGCAAAATCAAGCAAAATTCAAGCAATTAAATTATATCAAGGAGTAGCTTATAAAGCTTTAGATTTTGATAGGCTTCCATTGCAGGCACAGCATTATATTTTAGAAAATGTGATGATTTGCAGTAACTTATTTGGGATTGTGCGTTCAAGTGATTTTTTACCATTTTATAAATACAATCAAAATTTTAAATATGAAGATTTTGGATTGTATAAACTTTATAAAAAACTTGCTGATGATTTTAATAATTATTTAAAAAATGAAGAAATACTTGATTTAAGGGCAGAAATTTATATAAAAGCTTATCAAATAAAAAATAAACATACACGCATAGAGTTTTTACATAAAGGCAAAAAAATCAGTCATTATGCCAAATATTATCGCGGTATTTATTTGAGAGAATTGAGTCAAGCTCAGGATAAGGAACTAGAAAGGCTTGAGATCAAAGGATTGGAATTAATAGATAAAAAATATGATAAAAATATCATGATTTTGACTTATGAGATAGATTAA
- a CDS encoding pyruvate/oxaloacetate carboxyltransferase has translation MIKITENSLRDGHQSLLATRMRTQDLLDAAKIFEEIGFYSVEVWGGATYDTCLRYLKEDPFERLALLKEIFKTTPLQMLLRGQNLVGYRHYSDDVVREFIALSAKAGVDIFRVFDALNDGRNLKTSIEAVKKQGKHVQGAICYSVSPVHTISSFVQYAKELLRMGCDCLAIKDMAGLITPFKAFELVKALKEEVGVMLSFHAHSTAGFAFGSHLKALEAGVDILDLSNAALAEGTSHPCTQSMVAALEGTQYDSKLDLTKMELASEILRKNRHKYKKFESVYSQIDTRVLVNQIPGGMISNLANQLKEQNALDKMDGVLAEIPDVRKDFGYPPLVTPTSQIVGTQAVLNILQGKRYRTLTKESKNLIRGLYGKTPGVISEELKEKILKQGEQIFTGRPADLLLDELQNAKIESKDFANTPTDVISYAMFGGVAKIFLEERNALKLQPQSQNFEETNYQKEKAPDVFDVEVNGKNYHVVFTLHEINDQKNMQLKIGDKIKNIPLDQDKAEPQICNSGLSKTFENGIKSPMPGILSKLYVGVGDWVKKGDILGILEAMKMENEILAPNDGKIKAIYVKEGFQVGLDDILIQIE, from the coding sequence ATGATAAAAATCACAGAAAATAGTTTGCGTGATGGACATCAATCATTGTTAGCAACACGAATGCGTACACAGGATTTATTAGATGCGGCAAAAATATTTGAGGAAATTGGATTTTATAGTGTAGAAGTATGGGGAGGGGCTACTTATGACACTTGTTTGCGATATCTAAAAGAAGATCCTTTTGAGAGATTGGCATTGCTTAAAGAGATTTTCAAAACTACTCCATTACAGATGCTTTTGAGAGGTCAAAATTTAGTTGGTTATCGACACTATTCAGATGACGTGGTTAGAGAATTTATTGCCCTTAGCGCAAAAGCCGGGGTAGATATTTTTAGAGTTTTTGATGCCCTCAATGATGGGAGAAATTTAAAAACTTCTATAGAAGCAGTAAAAAAACAGGGTAAGCATGTCCAAGGGGCTATTTGCTATAGTGTTTCTCCCGTCCATACTATTTCATCTTTTGTCCAATATGCTAAAGAACTTCTCCGGATGGGATGTGATTGTTTGGCAATTAAAGATATGGCAGGTTTAATTACTCCATTTAAGGCTTTTGAATTGGTAAAAGCCTTGAAAGAAGAAGTAGGAGTTATGCTGAGTTTCCATGCCCATTCAACCGCCGGGTTTGCTTTTGGCTCTCATTTGAAAGCGCTTGAAGCAGGAGTAGATATTCTGGATTTATCCAATGCAGCATTGGCTGAGGGAACAAGTCATCCTTGCACGCAATCGATGGTAGCTGCGCTTGAGGGAACACAATATGATAGCAAGCTTGATTTGACCAAAATGGAGTTAGCAAGTGAAATTTTGAGAAAAAACAGACATAAATATAAGAAATTTGAATCTGTTTATAGTCAGATTGATACACGTGTATTGGTCAATCAAATACCCGGAGGGATGATTTCTAATCTTGCCAATCAGCTTAAAGAACAAAATGCTTTAGACAAAATGGATGGGGTTTTGGCAGAAATACCTGATGTAAGAAAAGATTTTGGTTACCCTCCTTTAGTAACGCCAACCAGTCAAATTGTCGGGACACAAGCAGTTTTGAATATACTCCAAGGCAAAAGATACCGGACTCTCACCAAAGAATCCAAAAACCTTATTAGGGGTCTTTATGGCAAGACTCCCGGGGTTATTTCTGAAGAATTGAAAGAAAAAATTCTCAAACAAGGAGAACAAATTTTTACAGGTCGTCCTGCAGATTTACTCCTTGATGAACTCCAAAATGCCAAAATAGAGTCAAAAGATTTTGCAAATACACCTACAGATGTGATTTCATATGCCATGTTTGGAGGAGTTGCCAAAATATTCCTGGAAGAAAGAAATGCTCTCAAACTCCAACCTCAATCCCAAAATTTTGAAGAAACAAACTATCAAAAAGAGAAAGCCCCTGATGTATTTGATGTAGAAGTTAATGGAAAAAATTATCACGTTGTTTTTACCCTCCATGAAATCAATGATCAAAAAAACATGCAATTAAAAATTGGAGACAAAATCAAAAATATTCCATTAGATCAAGACAAAGCAGAACCCCAAATATGCAATTCCGGGCTATCAAAAACATTTGAAAATGGGATCAAATCTCCAATGCCGGGAATATTAAGCAAGCTTTATGTTGGGGTGGGGGATTGGGTCAAAAAGGGAGATATTCTTGGCATATTAGAAGCGATGAAAATGGAAAATGAAATTCTTGCTCCCAATGACGGAAAGATAAAAGCTATTTATGTAAAAGAGGGCTTTCAGGTTGGGTTAGATGATATTTTAATACAGATAGAATAA
- a CDS encoding DUF455 family protein, protein MKEFYSSIEKILFASTIAQKINFFEEFYPCFLNNEVLFYHQYPLKIQTQPSYIDFCKIVHPTKISRPKTLHSPQGIAKIIHSIAHIEYSAIDLALDAAYRFQNLPLEYYQDWLEVAFEEIKHFKLLQKILEDLGFCYGDFDVHDNLYQAMIITGSSLIERMGLVHRGLEAMGLDANPFVIAKIQTTSHPIKSKIIQVLQIILNDEISHVHKGNKWWQYTNPSKNSFKVLLNKFASFNALGKILNFQARLKAGFTQEELEELKYFSQQQK, encoded by the coding sequence ATGAAAGAATTTTACTCCTCTATAGAAAAAATTTTATTTGCATCTACAATTGCCCAAAAAATCAATTTTTTTGAGGAATTTTATCCTTGCTTTTTAAACAATGAAGTCTTGTTTTACCACCAATACCCGCTCAAAATACAAACACAACCTTCTTATATTGATTTTTGCAAAATTGTTCATCCCACCAAAATTTCACGCCCCAAAACACTCCACTCTCCACAAGGGATTGCTAAGATTATCCATTCTATTGCCCATATTGAATATAGCGCCATTGATTTGGCATTAGATGCTGCCTATAGGTTTCAAAATTTACCTTTGGAATATTATCAAGATTGGCTTGAAGTCGCATTTGAAGAAATTAAGCATTTCAAATTACTTCAAAAAATTTTAGAAGATCTGGGGTTTTGCTATGGAGATTTTGATGTTCATGATAACTTATACCAAGCTATGATTATTACCGGATCTTCATTGATAGAAAGAATGGGACTTGTTCATCGTGGGCTTGAAGCTATGGGCTTAGATGCCAATCCTTTTGTCATTGCCAAAATACAAACCACCTCTCATCCAATAAAATCTAAAATTATCCAAGTGCTCCAAATTATCCTCAATGATGAGATTTCGCATGTCCATAAAGGCAATAAATGGTGGCAATATACCAATCCCTCTAAAAATTCCTTCAAGGTATTATTAAATAAATTTGCTTCTTTTAATGCCCTTGGAAAAATACTCAATTTTCAAGCACGTCTCAAAGCCGGATTTACTCAAGAAGAATTAGAAGAGTTAAAATATTTTTCACAACAGCAAAAGTAA